Proteins from one Bos taurus isolate L1 Dominette 01449 registration number 42190680 breed Hereford chromosome 7, ARS-UCD2.0, whole genome shotgun sequence genomic window:
- the ATCAY gene encoding caytaxin isoform X1: MGTTEATLRMENMDVKEEWHDEALPRPLPEETGMDLLGSPTEDTSSPPNTLNFNGAHRKRKTLVAPEINISLDQSEGSLLSDDFLDTPDDLDINVDDIETPDETDSLEFLGNGNELEWEDDTPVAAAKNMPGDSADLFGDGSAEDGSAANGRLWRTVIIGEQEHRIDLHMIRPYMRVVTHGGYYGEGLNAIIVFAACFLPDSSSPDYHYIMENLFLYVISSLELLVAEDYMIVYLNGATPRRRMPGIGWLKKCYQMIDRRLRKNLKSLIIVHPSWFIRTVLAISRPFISVKFINKIQYVHSLEDLEQLIPMEHVQIPDCVLQYEEERLKARRESARPQPEYVLPRSEEKAEAGLAEDRSALATEDQETSMS; encoded by the exons GCCACTCCCAGAAGAGACGGGGATGGACTTGCTTGGCAGCCCCACAGAAGACACGTCCT CCCCTCCCAACACGCTGAACTTCAACGGGGCTCATCGTAAGCGAAAGACGCTGGTGGCCCCTGAGATCAACATTTCCCTGGACCAGAGTGAGGGCTCCCTGCTGTCAGATGACTTCCTGGACACCCCCGATGACCTGGACATCAACGTGGATGACATTGAGACCCCTGATGAGACCGACTCACTGGAGTTCCTGGGGAACGGCAATGAGCTGGAGTGGGAAG ATGACACCCCCGTGGCTGCTGCCAAGAACATGCCTGGGGACAGTGCGGATCTGTTTGGGGACGGCTCAGCGGAGGACGGCAGCGCAGCCAACGGGCGTCTGTGGAGGACGGTGATCATTGGGGAACAGGAACACCGGATCGATCTACACATGATCCGGCCCTACATGAGGGTGGTGACCCATGGAG GGTACTACGGAGAAGGTCTCAATGCCATTATCGTCTTTGCTGCCTGCTTCCTCCCAGACAGCAGCTCCCCTGACTACCACTACATCATGGAGAACCTCTTCCT GTACGTCATCAGCAGCCTGGAGCTCCTCGTGGCAGAAGATTACATGATCGTGTACCTGAATGGCGCCACGCCCCGGCGGAGGATGCCGGGCATTGGCTGGCTGAAAAAGTGCTACCAGATGATCGACCGGAG ACTTCGGAAAAACCTGAAGTCCTTAATCATCGTCCACCCATCCTGGTTCATCCGCACCGTTCTGGCCATCTCCCGCCCTTTCATCAG cGTCAAGTTCATCAACAAGATCCAGTATGTGCACAGCTTGGAAGATCTGGAGCAGCTCATCCCCATGGAGCACGTGCAGATCCCAGACTGTGTGCTACA gTACGAGGAGGAACGGCTGAAGGCCAGGAGAGAAAG TGCGAGGCCGCAGCCGGAGTACGTCCTGCCCAGGTCTGAAGAGAAGGCAGAGGCGGGACTGGCAGAAGACAG GTCTGCTTTGGCCACAGAAGATCAGGAAACGAG CATGTCCTGA
- the ATCAY gene encoding caytaxin isoform X2 translates to MTKLCPAPPNTLNFNGAHRKRKTLVAPEINISLDQSEGSLLSDDFLDTPDDLDINVDDIETPDETDSLEFLGNGNELEWEDDTPVAAAKNMPGDSADLFGDGSAEDGSAANGRLWRTVIIGEQEHRIDLHMIRPYMRVVTHGGYYGEGLNAIIVFAACFLPDSSSPDYHYIMENLFLYVISSLELLVAEDYMIVYLNGATPRRRMPGIGWLKKCYQMIDRRLRKNLKSLIIVHPSWFIRTVLAISRPFISVKFINKIQYVHSLEDLEQLIPMEHVQIPDCVLQYEEERLKARRESARPQPEYVLPRSEEKAEAGLAEDRSALATEDQETSMS, encoded by the exons CCCCTCCCAACACGCTGAACTTCAACGGGGCTCATCGTAAGCGAAAGACGCTGGTGGCCCCTGAGATCAACATTTCCCTGGACCAGAGTGAGGGCTCCCTGCTGTCAGATGACTTCCTGGACACCCCCGATGACCTGGACATCAACGTGGATGACATTGAGACCCCTGATGAGACCGACTCACTGGAGTTCCTGGGGAACGGCAATGAGCTGGAGTGGGAAG ATGACACCCCCGTGGCTGCTGCCAAGAACATGCCTGGGGACAGTGCGGATCTGTTTGGGGACGGCTCAGCGGAGGACGGCAGCGCAGCCAACGGGCGTCTGTGGAGGACGGTGATCATTGGGGAACAGGAACACCGGATCGATCTACACATGATCCGGCCCTACATGAGGGTGGTGACCCATGGAG GGTACTACGGAGAAGGTCTCAATGCCATTATCGTCTTTGCTGCCTGCTTCCTCCCAGACAGCAGCTCCCCTGACTACCACTACATCATGGAGAACCTCTTCCT GTACGTCATCAGCAGCCTGGAGCTCCTCGTGGCAGAAGATTACATGATCGTGTACCTGAATGGCGCCACGCCCCGGCGGAGGATGCCGGGCATTGGCTGGCTGAAAAAGTGCTACCAGATGATCGACCGGAG ACTTCGGAAAAACCTGAAGTCCTTAATCATCGTCCACCCATCCTGGTTCATCCGCACCGTTCTGGCCATCTCCCGCCCTTTCATCAG cGTCAAGTTCATCAACAAGATCCAGTATGTGCACAGCTTGGAAGATCTGGAGCAGCTCATCCCCATGGAGCACGTGCAGATCCCAGACTGTGTGCTACA gTACGAGGAGGAACGGCTGAAGGCCAGGAGAGAAAG TGCGAGGCCGCAGCCGGAGTACGTCCTGCCCAGGTCTGAAGAGAAGGCAGAGGCGGGACTGGCAGAAGACAG GTCTGCTTTGGCCACAGAAGATCAGGAAACGAG CATGTCCTGA
- the ATCAY gene encoding caytaxin — MGTTEATLRMENMDVKEEWHDEALPRPLPEETGMDLLGSPTEDTSSPPNTLNFNGAHRKRKTLVAPEINISLDQSEGSLLSDDFLDTPDDLDINVDDIETPDETDSLEFLGNGNELEWEDDTPVAAAKNMPGDSADLFGDGSAEDGSAANGRLWRTVIIGEQEHRIDLHMIRPYMRVVTHGGYYGEGLNAIIVFAACFLPDSSSPDYHYIMENLFLYVISSLELLVAEDYMIVYLNGATPRRRMPGIGWLKKCYQMIDRRLRKNLKSLIIVHPSWFIRTVLAISRPFISVKFINKIQYVHSLEDLEQLIPMEHVQIPDCVLQYEEERLKARRESARPQPEYVLPRSEEKAEAGLAEDRSALATEDQETRG, encoded by the exons GCCACTCCCAGAAGAGACGGGGATGGACTTGCTTGGCAGCCCCACAGAAGACACGTCCT CCCCTCCCAACACGCTGAACTTCAACGGGGCTCATCGTAAGCGAAAGACGCTGGTGGCCCCTGAGATCAACATTTCCCTGGACCAGAGTGAGGGCTCCCTGCTGTCAGATGACTTCCTGGACACCCCCGATGACCTGGACATCAACGTGGATGACATTGAGACCCCTGATGAGACCGACTCACTGGAGTTCCTGGGGAACGGCAATGAGCTGGAGTGGGAAG ATGACACCCCCGTGGCTGCTGCCAAGAACATGCCTGGGGACAGTGCGGATCTGTTTGGGGACGGCTCAGCGGAGGACGGCAGCGCAGCCAACGGGCGTCTGTGGAGGACGGTGATCATTGGGGAACAGGAACACCGGATCGATCTACACATGATCCGGCCCTACATGAGGGTGGTGACCCATGGAG GGTACTACGGAGAAGGTCTCAATGCCATTATCGTCTTTGCTGCCTGCTTCCTCCCAGACAGCAGCTCCCCTGACTACCACTACATCATGGAGAACCTCTTCCT GTACGTCATCAGCAGCCTGGAGCTCCTCGTGGCAGAAGATTACATGATCGTGTACCTGAATGGCGCCACGCCCCGGCGGAGGATGCCGGGCATTGGCTGGCTGAAAAAGTGCTACCAGATGATCGACCGGAG ACTTCGGAAAAACCTGAAGTCCTTAATCATCGTCCACCCATCCTGGTTCATCCGCACCGTTCTGGCCATCTCCCGCCCTTTCATCAG cGTCAAGTTCATCAACAAGATCCAGTATGTGCACAGCTTGGAAGATCTGGAGCAGCTCATCCCCATGGAGCACGTGCAGATCCCAGACTGTGTGCTACA gTACGAGGAGGAACGGCTGAAGGCCAGGAGAGAAAG TGCGAGGCCGCAGCCGGAGTACGTCCTGCCCAGGTCTGAAGAGAAGGCAGAGGCGGGACTGGCAGAAGACAG GTCTGCTTTGGCCACAGAAGATCAGGAAACGAG AGGTTGA